In Luteibaculum oceani, the DNA window GGAGAGCAAGTATGGATGTCGCATGGAGACAGTATCAAAGAATTGCCAGATGGATTCTCTGTGATTGCAAAGACAAAGGATATTCCTGTTGCAGCTTACTGTAAAGGAAATATTTACGGTTTGCAATTTCATCCAGAGGTTTACCATACCACTAACGGAGCAACCATCCTCCGAAATTTCTGTGTGGATATTTGCGGCGCTCAACAAGATTATACCGCAGCTTCCTTTGCCGAGGAAACAATAGATAAACTAAAAAAGGAAGTTGGGAATGAAAAAGTAATTCTTGGACTTTCTGGAGGGGTAGATTCCTCTGTTGCGGCTGTGCTTTTGCATAAAGCCATTGGAGAAAACTTGCACTGCATCTTCGTAGATAATGGCCTCCTTCGTAAAAATGAATTCGAGGAAGTGCTTGAAGCATACAAAGGCATGGGCTTAAATGTAAGGGGAGTCAACGCTTCTCAACAATTCTACGATGCCCTAAAAGGAATTAAAGACCCAGAACAAAAGCGTAAGAATATTGGTAAAGTATTTATCGATGTTTTTGATGCAGAAGCTAAAAAGGTGGAAGGTGCTACATTCCTTGCTCAAGGAACCATATATCCTGACGTAATTGAGTCGGTATCTGTTAATGGACCATCAGCTACCATAAAATCTCACCACAATGTAGGTGGACTGCCAGACTTCATGAAATTGAAAATCGTAGAGCCACTTAGATTGCTTTTTAAAGATGAGGTAAGGCGAGTAGGAAAAACATTGGGGATTAGCGATAAAATTATCGGAAGACACCCATTCCCAGGACCTGGACTTGCCATTAGAATTCTAGGAGATATTACTCCAGAAAAGGTAGCCATGCTTCAAGAAGCAGATGCTATTTATATCAACGGACTTAAAGAGGCAGGTCTTTATGATCAGGTTTGGCAGGCCGGTGCTATTCTTCTTCCAGTTCAAAGTGTTGGAGTAATGGGAGATGAAAGAACTTACGAAAACTGCGTAGCTTTAAGAGCCGTTACCTCAACAGATGGAATGACCGCAGATTGGTGTCATTTACCTTACGAATTTTTAGGTGAGATATCCAATAAAATAATAAACCGCGTTAAAGGTATAAATAGAGTGGTGTATGACATTTCTTCTAAGCCACCTGCAACCATTGAGTGGGAATAAAATTATTTTTCATGAAAAACGTACTACTAACCCTCATTGCAGTTTTATGTTTGGCTATAAGCTCTTTTGGGCAGGCCGAGCGTATTACTACCATTAATGGTAAGAAATACATCATCCATACCGTAGAGCCAGGAAACACTTTGTATTCTATCTCTAAGACTTATGCGGTGGATACATACTTTATCATCCAGGAAAACCAATTTCTTAAAGAAGGATTAAAGGTTGGCCAGGAGCTTAAAATCCCCCTTGCTCGTCAGTCAAAAAGTGAATCCAAATTTGCACCTGAATTACGTGGAGATTACCTAATCCATGAGGTGCAAAAGAAGGAAACACTTTATTCGCTTTCTAAGAAATACGGGATTGAGATTAAGGATGTAATTGACAACAACCCTCAAGCTGCGCAAGGAATTAAAGTAGGGCAACAGTTGAAAATCCCTACGAACAAATCAACCGCGGCAGATAAAGATCATTTAAAGCCTGCAATTGATGCAATAAAAGCAGCTGCTAAACCTAGCAAGCCAACCAAAATTATCCACCAGGTGGAGCAAGGTGAAACACTTTATAGCCTTGCTAAGCGGTATGGTGTTACCATGCAGGCCATCATCGATGCAAATAGCGGATTAATTGATGGAATAAAGGCGGGAACCTCAATAATTATTCCCAATAAGGAAGCGGATGATGACGATGAAAGTTCATTGCCTCAAAACGATCTAAATAATCAAAGGGAAGAGTATCCCAAATCAGATAAAAGCTCAAGTTATTACGAAAACCCGGTACAGCCGGGTTTTTCGGGCTATAAACCTGGCCTAAATAAGTCTACAGGTTCCTTTAAAGTGGCCATATTACTTCCTTTTCTGGCAAGCGAAGAGGGAGATCAATCTGATTTTTCCAGAAACAAAATTGCGTTGGAGTTTTATCAAGGTGCGGTGTTAGCGCTAGATTCATTAGAAAGACTAGGGTTGAATACGCAGGTATTGGTATACGATACAAAAAAGGATGCCATGCATGTAAAGCGCTTATTGGAGAATCCAGCGCTGTCTGATGTAAATCTATTTATCGGACCTATGTTTCGTTCTCCTTTGGAGCAAGTTGTTGAACATGCTGAGCGAATAGGAGCTCACGTGGTTTGTCCTGTCCCTCAAAGTAATAAGGTCTTGTTCAATCACCCCAATGTGAGTAAAATCCATGTAAATGTATTTACACAAGCGAGTTTACTTGGAAAGTATACTGCAACCCAGCACTCCAATGCAAAGGTTATCGTGATTAATAAGGAAGGACAGGATGCCAAAGCCAATCGCTTAGCTCAAAATTTTAAGAAAACGTATTTTAAGTTTCTACCGGGTGGAAATATTTTTGGAACTGACACCCTAGCTACACTCGTAACCAATGGTTATGAGTTTCCAGAGATGGAATCATTCCTGGATAATACCCGTCCAAATATCGTTTTTACACCCTCATCTGATCCAGTTTTAGCCTCGGGATTACTTACCCACCTTAAAGGTTATTCTAAGGAGTATAAAATTCAGGTAATGGGATTAGAACCATGGCTGGGAATGGATGAAATAGACACGAGAAACAAAAATGATCTTTCGCTTACCGTAAGTTCTAGTCATTACATTAACTACGAGGATAGGTCTACATTACAATTTATTAAGGGGCATCGCAAAAAATTTAAATCCGACCCGGGAGAATTTACCCACTTGGGATTTGATGTTACTTTCTATTATCTAAAAGGGATGTTGCAAAATGGAACGCTTTTTTTAGAAGAACTTAATAGTGATACCAACACTACCTCTACCAAGTTTAGTATGCTTCGCATTTCTAATACTTCTGGGTTTGAAAACAAGGCAGCATACATTTTATCCTACGACAATTATAAAATTAAGGTCCTTAATTAATGGAGTTTAGAGATTCGATTGCAGAGAAGTTTCAGCAAATACAAAATAACATCTGTAGGGGTCTAGAGGATCTAGATGGAAAATCTAAATTTCAGGAGGATCTTTGGCAGCGTCCAGGTGGTGGAGGTGGAGCTACCCGAATAATTCAGGGTGGTAAGGTTTTAGAAAAGGGTGGAGTAAACTTCTCTAAAGTTTTTGGTCCTATCCCCGATCTGATTAAAAAGGAATTTAAGACAGATGCTGAAGAGTTTTTCGCTACTGGGGTAAGTATTGTTCTTCACCCGAATAATCCGCACGTTCCTATCATTCACATGAATATTCGGTATTTCGAGTTACCGGGAACGGAGACCTATTGGTTTGGTGGAGGAATAGATCTAACTCCACATTATATAGTAAAAGACCAGGCCAAGCAGTTTCATCAAACCCTTAAATCGGTTTGCGATAAGTTTAAACCAGAAGCATATCAAGAATATAAAACCTGGGCTGATAATTATTTCTTTAATCCACACCGGAATGAAACCAGAGGAGTTGGGGGGATATTTTTTGACCAGCTAAAGCATACTGAGCAAATTTCTAAGCAAGATATAGAGCAATTTGTGTTAGGTGTTGGAAACAGCTTTTTAAACTGTTATTTACCGATTGCAAATGCCAATAAAGATTTGCCTTTTAACGAGGAAGAAAAACAATGGCAATTATTGCGAAGAGGTAGGTATGTGGAGTTTAATTTGGTTTACGATAGAGGAACTCAATTCGGTTTAAAAACAGGGGGGAGGATAGAATCTATATTGATGAGCTTGCCCAAACTTGCTTCGTGGGAGTACGACTTTAAACCCCAAAAAAATAGCCCCGAGGCACAAACCTTGGAGCTACTTAAAAAGGATATCGATTGGGTCGCTTAAAACTAAAAGCGATTATCTACTACCGAAATTCCAGGATATTTTTTCTTGTCAAATACAAAAAGCGCATCACTTAATCCCTCGTTGGGCTTAAAGGATTTAATTTGATAGGTGTAAATATCTCCACCCTTACCCATTACAACAACCTTTGAAATCTCCATTGCAGCCTTATCCACATATAATTTGATGGTGTGATAATTCTTCTCAGATGGGTTTTTGGGATATAAGTTTATGTGATGACAAGCTTTTCCATTCACGGTCTCTTCTCCCTTGTAGTTGTATTTAAACCCTTTTTCCCACAAGGTGAAAATCTCACTCGGGTTAATGTCACCACCTGTTAGTGCAGATAAATCGTCGATATAAACCTCGTTATCCGACTCTACAACTGTCCAAGTACTTTCACCATCGGAAAGGATGATGTAATCGTCTAAAACCAGATTAAACTTGGTGCCTTTTAATTTTATCACACCTTCTTGGTCCACTTTCATATTGGCCTGCTTATTCTCCAAAGTAGAATTAAAAGAGGCGGTAATGGTAGCGTAACCTTTGGTTTTCCCACTTAATTCATCTAGGATTTTTTTCGCCTTTGGGTCGCTAGACTCTTGGGCTAATGTGCTTGTAATAAAGCTTATACAGCTTACAAGGAGCAGCAATGTCTTAACTGCGTATTTCATGCTTAGGTTAATTTTGTTGTTGTTGATTACTCAAAAACTGTTCCAAAGATAGTTCATCAGGAATTAAAACCTTCCTGGCTTTCGATCCTTCAAATGGCCCAACTATTCCCGCAGCCTCCAATTGATCTACGATTCTCCCAGCTCGGTTGTATCCCAATTTTAATTTTCGTTGCAGCAGGGAGGTAGACCCTTGTTGATGCGCCACTATAACTCTTGCAGCTTCTTCGAACAATTCGTCTTGCTCTCCGTCTAAAATTTCAGAAGGCCCATTGTCACTTTCGTCCGCTACCTCAGGTAAAAGGAAAGCGCTTGGATATCCCCTCTGTTCTCCAACATATTCACAAATTTCCTCTACCTCTGGGGTGTCTACAAATCCACATTGTAGCCTTACTAGATCGTTTCCAGTGGAGAAAAGCATATCTCCCCGTCCTATTAATTGCTCAGCACCCCCTGAATCTAATATGGTTCTAGAATCTACTTTAGAGGTAACTCTAAACGCAATACGAGCCGGGAAATTCGCTTTAATAATACCCGTTATAATGTTTACCGATGGTCTTTGAGTCGCAATGATTAAGTGAATTCCAATTGCTCTAGCTAACTGTGCTAAACGAGCTATTGGCATTTCAACTTCCTTACCAGCAGTCATAATTAAATCTGCAAACTCATCTACTACTAAAACAATGTAAGGAAGGTATTTATGTCCTTTTTCTGGGTTGAGTTTTCTGTTTATAAACTTCTTGTTGTATTCTTTAATGTTCCTAACCTGAGCATCTTTTAATAGCTCATAACGGTGGTCCATCTCCACGCAAAGTGAATTAAGTGTCTTTACCACCTTAGAAGTGTCGGTGATAATCGCCTCTTCTTCATCGGGTAGCTTCGCTAGGTAATGGCGCTCTATCTTGTTAAATAGGTTAAGCTCTACCTTCTTAGGGTCAACAAGTACAAATTTAATCTGGGCTGGATGCTTTTTGTACATCAGCGATACCAGGATAGCATTTAATCCAACAGATTTACCCTGACCCGTTGCACCAGCCATAAGAAGGTGAGGCATTTTTGCCAAATCTGCAATAAAGGTCTCGTTGCTAATGGTTTTACCTAGTGCTACCGGCAGATCGTATTTACTGTGTTGAAATTTCTCCCCTTTAATTAAGGTTTTCATGGCTACCATATCCGGGTGGGTATTGGGAACCTCAATACCAATGGTACCTTTTCCTGGAATAGGGGCAATAATTCTAATTCCCAGTGCTGCTAGGCTCAGGGCGATATCATCCTCTAGGTTTTTAATCTTGGAAATTCTCACTCCCGCTTCTGGTACTATTTCGTATAAAGTAACCGTAGGCCCAATGGTGGCTTTTATTTTAGAAATTCCAATCTTATAATTTTGAAGGGTGGTGATAATCTTTTGCTTATTCTCTTCAAGAGTGGTTTTATCCATCCGCTCTTCCAGAGTTAGGTGTCCACTTCCATGGTCTTCGAGCAGGTCTATAGGTGGTAGTTTAAAACTAGATAAATCTAATTTGGGGTCGTAAGGACCAAAATCTTTGAGGCGCTTATTTACCTCTCTGTTTGATAATTCTTCCTCAACATTGTTCGATTGCTCATCAATCTCTAGCTCGGTATCCTCACTTTCTTCCAAATTGGAATTTTCATCCTCGGGACTTTCTTCAGCATTGCTAGTATCTATAACCTCAAATTGTTCGTCGCTGTATTTAAGGTTTATTTCACTTTCAGCCTGGTCTACATCTTCATTTGAAGTACTTGCCGCAGGTTTGGAATCTTCTTCTTCGCCTTCGTCGGGTACCAATTCAGCTTTGGTAAGTTTGGTGTAGAAGTCTTCCTCATCCTGAGCTGAAGTAGTATTTGACTCGGATTGAAGGGTTTCATCCATTTTCGAGGCATTCCCAGTTGCCAATTTTGCTTTCTTTTCGAACAATACATCCAGATTGGGATTGAAGGTATATACCACATAGGCAAATGCCATCAATGTAAGTAGTAGGGCGGAGCCAACACTACCAAGCAACCCAATAAAAAATTCACTTAGGAAATAACCAATTGATCCACCTAAAAAGGGAAGGTTGGCACTAAAGAAAAATCCAAGTAAAAAAGGAAGGAAAATAAGGTTGAAAATGAGGTTTTTAACCAGCTTTGGCAAGGGGGTAAGACTAAATCCAAGCCCGATTTTAACTCCCAGAACAAATAACAATAGGACAAAACCAAAGGATGCAATTCCAAATGATTGGTGGATAAAATGATGTGATAACCAAGCTCCAATTTTTCCTAGCCAATTGCTAACGGTAATTTCTGGGTTCATCAATTCCCAGAACGATTTCGAGGCGACAACCGATTGATCATCCTGCCAAGAAAAAAGGTAGGAGGTGAAGGAAAGGAATAAAATTGCGCTTGCGATAACAAAAAACGCTCCAACTACCTTTTTAAATTTGGGATCTTTAAAAAAGGTTAGGCTAAATTTTTTCTTATCCACCGGTTGTCTTCCTCCCCGGGTTCTCTTTTTAGGTGCTTGCTTTTTCCGTGCCATTAATTGAAAAATCCACTGAAATTCTCAAAATCTTCTTTAGTTGCCTTTCGGTAGCCCGAAGGTAACTCAGTATTTAAATCGTTTGGAATATTGTTCTTATACCAAAGAATGTGAACCAAAATATCCATACCCATTTCAATACCCTCCAATTTATATTGCAAAGGTACTCCTGCTAAGTGTTTAAACCTTGGGAAAAGGGGGGTGTTTATCCCTTTTAAATAGTAAATGGGGAACTTTTTCCCCTTGTTAACGCCAATTGCCAGGTCTAAAGTGTAAGCTTCTTTGGTTATTTTTTTGTCGGTTAGCTTTATTTCAAAGGGCTTTTCTTCAACTGGGGTAGGGCTTTTGTACCATACTTTATTTCCCATGGCGCTTACATAATTTAAGATGGAATCCGAACCAGCATCTGCGATTCTAATCATTGAAACCATACCGAAATTTATTTTTTGAACCACGCGTTTATCATTCCCGTAGAGAATGCACCCTTTAGGTAGGAATTGCTGCTGGATGAGGTTTAACGAGTCGGTTTTGGAGTAGCTGTATTGTAGCTCCACTGCAAAGGATTGATCCTGAGCGAAACTTAAAACCGTTAAAACGAGCAGATTAACAAAGAAAACTACAGTTTTTACCACAGTATTTTTTCTTTATTTAAAAATGCTGCAATTCCATTCTGGCAATCTTCTGTTGCCCTTGCCTCAGCATTCATTTTCGCTGCCAATTCTAATGCCTCGTTCAAGTTGGACGTATCCTGAGCCTTCGCGATAAGTTGTTTGGTTAAAAATAAGGATGCACCAGAAGCTCCAGTACATAGTTTACTCGCTACCTTTTTAACCTGATCATGTATGTCGTGATTGCTGAATACAGCATTGAATATTCCCATTTCACGAGCCTCTTCTGCTGGGATTAGCCTCCCTGTAAGCAAAAGGTCTTTAGCTTTAGCCTCTCCGATTTTGCGAACTAGAAAAACGGAAACAAGGGCAGGTATGAACCCTATTTTAACTTCGGTGTACCCATACATCGCTTCTGGAACCGAATACACCAAGTCACAAACGGTTGCTAATCCGGCGCCACCCGCAATTGCATGCCCCGTAATCTTGGCGATTATTACCTTTTTTAAATTATACATGGTCTCGAACAAATTCATAAGGGTTTTCGAGTCCGCTAAATTCTCTTCAAATGTGTTTTTCTGTAAATCTTGGAGGTAAGATAAATCAGCTCCTGCACAAAATGCTGGTCCGTTACCACTCAGAATTATAACCTTAACCGAGGGATCCGATTCCAAAGATTTAAAAGCCGTAGTAAGTTCAATTACTAAATTTTGGTTTAAAGCATTTCGTTTTTCCGGCCTATTGAGTTTAATTTCAGCAATTCTGTTGGCTATTTCTATCTCTATGAAATTGTACATTATTGGTTGGCTTTGCTACAAAAATAACCCATTATCCAAGCCTCAGAGGACTATACTTTTTTAATTTTCCACAGTTATGAATGCATACTTTGTTAATTGAGATTTAATAAAGCTGCTGAATTACCTATTTTTGCCAAAAATTTCTGCATGCAACAACTTTCCCAACTCCTCGAAAAGGAGGTCTTAAAAGCCATAAGTGATATATTCCAAGTAGAGGAGAATGTAAAACTGTCTTTTCAAGAGACTAGGAAAGAGTTTGATGGTGAAATTACTTTAGTGACCTTTCCTTTAACCAAGCCCCTTAAAGGAAAACCCGAGGATATAGGTGAGAAAATTGGTACTTATCTTAAGGAGAATAACGCGTTAGTACAAGATTTTAATGTGGTTAAAGGTTTTCTAAATCTTGTAATTAACGATGAATACTGGTTGGAATCTTTAAATGATTCTATTTCGGATAACAAGTTTGGGAATGTAAAATCCGAAAACCCCAAATCGGTAATGGTGGAGTTTTCTTCCCCAAATACCAATAAACCACTGCACCTAGGACATTTAAGAAATATTTTTCTTGGTCATGCCGTATCCAATATCCTAAAGGCAAATGGACATGAGGTTAAAAAGGTGCAGATCATAAACGACAGAGGAATTCATATCTGCAAGTCTATGTTGGCTTGGCAGTTATTTGGAGAAGGTGAAGCACCTGGGGAGTTAAAAGGGGATAAGCTGGTAGGGAAGTACTACGTTTTATTCGATAAAAAGTACCGAGAGCAAAATGAAAAGCTAATTGCGGAATGGGAAAATAAGTACCCAGATGACCTTCCGCAATCCGATAAGGAAAAGCAGCTTTTGTTTAAGCTTAAAACAGACGGAAAAGAGTCAATTAACGAAAAGGATAAGGAGCTTTTAAAAACGCTTTGCGATAGAAATAATAAATATCTCTTAGGTGCCCAAGAATTGCTTAGAAAGTGGGAGAGCGAAGACCCAAAAGTAAGAGCGCTTTGGGCTAAAATGAATGGTTGGGTATACGACGGCTTTGAAGACACCTACAAAACCATGGGGGTAAGCTTCGATAAATTATATTACGAATCTGATACTTACCTAAAAGGCCGCGAAGTGGTGCTTAAAGGACTTAAAGAAGGGTTGTTCTACCAGAAGGAAGATGGTTCCATATGGATAGACCTCGAGGGTGAAGGACTGGATCAAAAACTGCTGCTTAGATCTGACGGAACTGCTGTTTATATGACTCAAGATATTGGAACAGCAATACAGCGCTATGAAGATGTTCCTGAGTTAAACCAGATTGTTTACACTGTTGGAAACGAGCAGGATTACCACTTTCAAGTTTTATTTAAGATCCTAGAGAAAATGGGCTATGGTTGGGCGAAAAACTGCTACCATTTATCTTATGGGATGGTTGATTTGCCTTCCGGAAAAATGAAATCTCGAGAGGGTACCGTTGTTGATGCCGACGACCTGATGAAGGAAATGGTAGATGAAGCCGAACGCATTGCTCAAGAACTAGGAAAGGTTGATGCTGCAGATAAAGAGGCTTACCAAAAGCTACACAATACAGTCGGCTTAGGGGCATTGAAATACTTTTTACTAAAAGTAGACCCGAAAAAGCGCATGCTTTTCGATCCAAAGGAGTCTATCGATTTTAATGGTCATACTGGGCCTTTTATCCAATATACTTACGCCAGAATTAAGTCCTTATTGGATAAATCCGAGCTCGACTTTAAAGAGATCAACACAGATATTCAGTTACATGCCACCGAAAAACAATGTGTGGTTATGTTGTTGAAATACCCAAGCATTGTTAAAGAGGCTGGAGAAAATTACAATCCAGCATTAATTGCAAATTATATTTACGACTTGGTTAAATCTTATAACAGTTTCTACCAAAGTCAAAGCATATTAAAAGAGGAAAATAAAATTCTTTCATCCTTTAGGCTTGCATTAAGTAAGAAGGTAAGTGAGGTGATAGCTCAGGCCATGAATTTATTGGGTATTGAGGTGCCAGAAAGAATGTAAAACCTGTAAAAAAGCATTTAGAAATTATGTTCGAAAGTATAAGTGATAAGTTAGATAGGGCGTTTAAAGTTCTTAAAGGGCACGGTCAAATTACCGAGGTAAACGTTGCTGAGACCTTAAAGGAAGTGCGTAGAGCCCTGCTAGATGCCGATGTTAACTTTAAAGTTGCAAAGACCTTTACTGACACGGTAAAAGAAAAGGCGTTGGGGCAAAATGTACTTACTAGCGTTACGCCAGGTCAATTACTTATTAAAATTACCAAAGACGAGCTTACCAAATTAATGGGGGGCGACGCTACCGATATCAATATCAGTGGTAACCCTTCTGTAGTTTTAATGTCGGGTCTTCAGGGTTCGGGTAAAACTACATTTAGTGGTAAGCTTGCTAATTTTCTAAAAAAGAAAAAGGGTAAAAAGCCCCTTTTAGTTGCCTGTGATGTTTACCGTCCTGCAGCTATCGATCAGCTTCACGTTGTGGGTGAGCAGGTAGGTGTAGAGGTATACTCAAACAAGGAGCAAAAAGACCCAGTAAAAATTGCTCAAGAGGGAATAGAGTTTGCAAAGAAGCAAGGCTTAAATATGGTTATCATCGATACCGCTGGTCGTTTGGCCGTGGATGAAAAGATGATGAATGAGATTGCTGAAATCAAAAATGCAATCAATCCACAAGAGGTACTTTTTGTTGTGGATTCCATGACCGGGCAGGATGCTGTTAATACGGCAAAAGCCTTTAATAGCCGATTAAATTTCGATGGTGTAGTATTAACGAAATTAGATGGTGATACCCGTGGTGGAGCGGCTTTATCCATTCGTAAGGTGGTAGATAAACCCATCAAGTTTATCGGTACCGGAGAAAAAATGGACGCGCTGGATGTGTTTTATCCAGAACGTATGGCCGACCGTATTCTTGGAATGGGAGATGTGGTTTCGCTTGTAGAACGCGCCCAAGAGCAATACGACGCCGAAAAGGTTAGAAAACTCCAAAAGAAAATTGCCAAGAACCAATTCAATTTCGAAGATTTTATGGATCATATCCAGCAAATCAAGAAAATGGGGTCGGTTAAAGATCTTATGGGGATGATACCTGGAATGGGTAAGGCCATGAAAAATATGGATATAGACGATGACGCATTTAAAGGCGTTGAGGCTATTATCCAATCCATGACGGTACAAGAAAGGGTACAACCCGAGTTAATTAACTCAAGCCGTAAAAAGAGAATCGCATCCGGTAGTGGTACTACTATTCAGGAGGTAAATAGATTAATAAAGCAGTTCGAAGAAACTAGAAAAATGATGCGCATGATGTCTAATAAAAAGAACATGATGGGTATGATGAATCAGTTTAAAGGAATGCGCAGATAATAAGGGGTATGAGAATTCTAGACGGTAAAAAAACAGCGGAACAGGTTAGGCAGGAAATTAAAAAAGAGGTCGCAACCTGGGTGGATAAAGGAAACAGACCTCCACACCTTGCAGCGGTGCTTGTAGGTGACAATGGAGCCAGCCAAACCTATGTTAACGCTAAGATTAAAGACTGTGAGGAAGTAGGTTTTAAATCTTCACTAATCAAGCTTTCCGATACCATTACCGAAAAAGAATTACTCGAAAAAATAGATGAGCTAAATAGCGACGAATCGCTAGATGGGTATATCGTTCAGCTACCTCTGCCAAAGCACATTAACGAAAAGAAAATTACGCAAGCCATTTCTCCTACTAAGGATGTAGACGGATTCCATCCAGAGAACTTGGGGAAAATGGTTTTAAATCTCCCAACTTTCTTACCTGCAACGCCATACGGAATTATGCAGTTGCTGGAGTACTACAGCATAGATACCTCTGGTAAAAATTGTGTGGTTGTGGGAAGATCCAATATTGTGGGAACACCGGTAAGTATTTTAATGAGTCGTAATAATGACCCAGGAAATGCAACGGTAACTCTTGCGCACTCCAGAACTCAAAACCTAGAGGCTTTAATTAAAACGGCCGATATTTTAATTGTAGCTCTTGGAAAACCAGACTTCATAAAAGGGGATATGGTAAAAGAGGGTGCAGTTATCATAGATGTTGGAATCACTCGTGTGACAGATAGCTCTAGAAAAAAGGGATATAGGGTAGCAGGAGATGTTCATTTTGAAAGCGTTAAGAAAAAAGCTTCCTTTATTACTCCAGTTCCTGGTGGAGTAGGACCTATGACGCGTGTATCGCTTCTAAAAAATACCTTACTTGCCTGTAAAAGAAAGGCGTAATGGCTGAAAATGGCAATTTGAACCCAGAAGAAGAAACTCAGGAAGAATTAAAACGAATTAATTTTTCCCTAAAAAGAGTTCTTGTATCAATTATAAAGCTTTTCAAAAGCACTTTTAATATCCGAGAGGGTGCTCAAATCAAAGAGACTTCCGACGGAATTAAAAGGGATATTTCTTTTAAAGGACATAACAGCTGGATTTTAGTCTTCAGTATTTTTATTGCCAGTATTGGTCTTAATGTCAACAGTATTCCTGTTGTAATTGGAGCCATGCTTATTTCGCCGCTAATGGGCCCTATTTTGGGACTTGGCCTAGCTGTGGGTACCAACGATTGGGAGACCTTAACCCGTTCGCTGAAGAATTTTGGGATTATGATCCTGATTGCTTTAGCAACTTCAACCCTTTATTTTTCTCTTTCTCCTCTAACGGAAATTACCTCTGAATTATTGGGAAGGGTAAAACCCACTATTCTCGATGTTTTTGTTGCAACCTTTGGAGGTTTAGCTGGAATTGTTGCAGGTTCTAGAAAAGAAAAGAGCAATGTTGTGCCAGGTGTTGCCATAGCAACGGCACTAATGCCGCCTCTTTGTACCGCAGGATATGGCTTAGCTATTGGGTCAACCTCCGTTTTCTTCGGAGCAATGTATTTGTTCTTGCTCAACTCTGTTTTTATCTGTATTACTACTTTTCTAGTTATCAGGTTTTTAAAATTTCCTCTGGTAGAGTTTGTAGATACAAAAAAGGAAAAGCGCATCCGATTATCTATTACCATTTTCGTAATCGTTGTTATGGTGCCTTCGGCTTTTATTTTCTACGATGTTATCAAGGAAACCATTTACAATCGTAACGTAAGAAATTTTTTAGCTCAAGAGCTGTATTACGAAGGAGCTGAAATAATAAATGAA includes these proteins:
- a CDS encoding enoyl-CoA hydratase/isomerase family protein; the protein is MYNFIEIEIANRIAEIKLNRPEKRNALNQNLVIELTTAFKSLESDPSVKVIILSGNGPAFCAGADLSYLQDLQKNTFEENLADSKTLMNLFETMYNLKKVIIAKITGHAIAGGAGLATVCDLVYSVPEAMYGYTEVKIGFIPALVSVFLVRKIGEAKAKDLLLTGRLIPAEEAREMGIFNAVFSNHDIHDQVKKVASKLCTGASGASLFLTKQLIAKAQDTSNLNEALELAAKMNAEARATEDCQNGIAAFLNKEKILW
- the argS gene encoding arginine--tRNA ligase, whose amino-acid sequence is MQQLSQLLEKEVLKAISDIFQVEENVKLSFQETRKEFDGEITLVTFPLTKPLKGKPEDIGEKIGTYLKENNALVQDFNVVKGFLNLVINDEYWLESLNDSISDNKFGNVKSENPKSVMVEFSSPNTNKPLHLGHLRNIFLGHAVSNILKANGHEVKKVQIINDRGIHICKSMLAWQLFGEGEAPGELKGDKLVGKYYVLFDKKYREQNEKLIAEWENKYPDDLPQSDKEKQLLFKLKTDGKESINEKDKELLKTLCDRNNKYLLGAQELLRKWESEDPKVRALWAKMNGWVYDGFEDTYKTMGVSFDKLYYESDTYLKGREVVLKGLKEGLFYQKEDGSIWIDLEGEGLDQKLLLRSDGTAVYMTQDIGTAIQRYEDVPELNQIVYTVGNEQDYHFQVLFKILEKMGYGWAKNCYHLSYGMVDLPSGKMKSREGTVVDADDLMKEMVDEAERIAQELGKVDAADKEAYQKLHNTVGLGALKYFLLKVDPKKRMLFDPKESIDFNGHTGPFIQYTYARIKSLLDKSELDFKEINTDIQLHATEKQCVVMLLKYPSIVKEAGENYNPALIANYIYDLVKSYNSFYQSQSILKEENKILSSFRLALSKKVSEVIAQAMNLLGIEVPERM
- a CDS encoding FtsK/SpoIIIE family DNA translocase, yielding MARKKQAPKKRTRGGRQPVDKKKFSLTFFKDPKFKKVVGAFFVIASAILFLSFTSYLFSWQDDQSVVASKSFWELMNPEITVSNWLGKIGAWLSHHFIHQSFGIASFGFVLLLFVLGVKIGLGFSLTPLPKLVKNLIFNLIFLPFLLGFFFSANLPFLGGSIGYFLSEFFIGLLGSVGSALLLTLMAFAYVVYTFNPNLDVLFEKKAKLATGNASKMDETLQSESNTTSAQDEEDFYTKLTKAELVPDEGEEEDSKPAASTSNEDVDQAESEINLKYSDEQFEVIDTSNAEESPEDENSNLEESEDTELEIDEQSNNVEEELSNREVNKRLKDFGPYDPKLDLSSFKLPPIDLLEDHGSGHLTLEERMDKTTLEENKQKIITTLQNYKIGISKIKATIGPTVTLYEIVPEAGVRISKIKNLEDDIALSLAALGIRIIAPIPGKGTIGIEVPNTHPDMVAMKTLIKGEKFQHSKYDLPVALGKTISNETFIADLAKMPHLLMAGATGQGKSVGLNAILVSLMYKKHPAQIKFVLVDPKKVELNLFNKIERHYLAKLPDEEEAIITDTSKVVKTLNSLCVEMDHRYELLKDAQVRNIKEYNKKFINRKLNPEKGHKYLPYIVLVVDEFADLIMTAGKEVEMPIARLAQLARAIGIHLIIATQRPSVNIITGIIKANFPARIAFRVTSKVDSRTILDSGGAEQLIGRGDMLFSTGNDLVRLQCGFVDTPEVEEICEYVGEQRGYPSAFLLPEVADESDNGPSEILDGEQDELFEEAARVIVAHQQGSTSLLQRKLKLGYNRAGRIVDQLEAAGIVGPFEGSKARKVLIPDELSLEQFLSNQQQQN
- the ffh gene encoding signal recognition particle protein, whose translation is MFESISDKLDRAFKVLKGHGQITEVNVAETLKEVRRALLDADVNFKVAKTFTDTVKEKALGQNVLTSVTPGQLLIKITKDELTKLMGGDATDINISGNPSVVLMSGLQGSGKTTFSGKLANFLKKKKGKKPLLVACDVYRPAAIDQLHVVGEQVGVEVYSNKEQKDPVKIAQEGIEFAKKQGLNMVIIDTAGRLAVDEKMMNEIAEIKNAINPQEVLFVVDSMTGQDAVNTAKAFNSRLNFDGVVLTKLDGDTRGGAALSIRKVVDKPIKFIGTGEKMDALDVFYPERMADRILGMGDVVSLVERAQEQYDAEKVRKLQKKIAKNQFNFEDFMDHIQQIKKMGSVKDLMGMIPGMGKAMKNMDIDDDAFKGVEAIIQSMTVQERVQPELINSSRKKRIASGSGTTIQEVNRLIKQFEETRKMMRMMSNKKNMMGMMNQFKGMRR